The Capsicum annuum cultivar UCD-10X-F1 chromosome 1, UCD10Xv1.1, whole genome shotgun sequence sequence TCTCTTTGTGATGTTTATCACACGTTTCAGCTGGCTATGTGGCGCCTCAATTTGAAAACAAGCTTGATCATATCCAACACCAACCCGCCAATATGCGTGAGGCACTTAGAATAGAGATTGAGAAGGAGCTTATTAGAGAGGAGATTATTGCAGAACAGATTAGTCGAAGACGCATGTTGGAGTTTGAAGGCAGAAGAGAGCTCATGATGGAAAGACAACTAGCTCAGCAGAGTGTAGAAGAATTTATTCCTTTCTCTTCACCTGTAATGAGTTTCTGCCCCACGCCTCCGTTCTTGAAGCAACAGATTGGTGTAGGGTCCTCGGAGGAAAGAATTGCAACATCACAGATGGAAAGGCGGATATCAGTCTCTAAATTTGGTGCAAGAAATGATATTGGGAGACTTGACATTGTGCCATTTGAGGAACGGATTTCAGAGATTTCTTTTCATCAACGAAGAAGTTGGGCCCGATCGAAAAGAGAGAAGTAGAACAGGAATTGTCTATAAAACCCACTCTCGGCCTGCCTTCTTGTTCTTAAGCGTAAGAACCTGGTTCTTACTAACCATCACACTAGATAACAATCTATAGTCTATGGAGGTTCTTTGTTAGCTTTGGATACAAACTAGCTCCACAATATACCCTCTTGAACTATCTTTCTCAAAATAGTTTCTTGTTATCTTTGCTTCTGATGACGTCCAAGTCCACTCCTAAGAAAGAAGAAAGTGTACATTGTCATCGTAATATAATTTATTCAACTATGAGTCGGGTCGAATTCCAGTGGGCTAAGCTAGTGAACAATTTATCACTATCTAAGATAGGCAAgtgtttgatttttgttttaaaaactaataaagataatatcaattaatcatgagCACTAGCCTGGAGGTTTGGGGTTTTGGaacatactccctccatttcaaaataattgaattgttgggtATGACACATCccttaaaataattcttttgggACATAAATTATAGgttattttttactattatccttttaattattcttaaattGGAAAAGGTACAATTATACCCtcgaactttaataaatggtacatatataccctccgTTATACTTTAAATACAAATATACCTCTGCCATTAATGAtttggtacatatatacccttctcATTAACAGCGTGCCACGTATCGCGATCCTAgcaatttatacatttttatttacggaaaaggtacaaatataccctcgaactttAATAAAGGGTACATATATACCCCCGTTAtgctttaggtacaaatatacccctacCGTTAATGATTTGGTACATATATACCTTCTCATTAATGGCGTGCCACGTGTCGCGATCCTagtaatttatccatttttatttattttattcccaAATAATTAATCCATCCTAATTAAAAATTCATTACCTGACCCATTCCATCGCAATCTGACCCGATCCAAACTGAAGCTTCACACATGTACCCTAAATTCTTCTAAGAGCTGCAGAAGCAAACAAGGCAACTAATGCTGCCAAAATATTTACGCGAGAAAATTCTTACTTCATGATGATTCTTGGAGGTTATAACGTAGTAAGGAATCAGATTCTGGTGAGGTTAAATTGAATGTCAATTTTTTTCCTCCGTAAACTATTTTGTATGTCAATATATTCATACGCATGCATATTAATCTTTCATTCTTCTTGATGCATACTTCAAAACTCATCACAATTTGCAGATTATATTAGTTGACTTTGTGTGAGAGTATACGCCAAAGACTTCAGGTGAAATTGAACTTCAAGATTCTAATGGAAATAAGTAGAATGTCCGTTGTATCAGGAGGAAAATGCGGATGATTTTATTCAAAGGATGGTCGAAATTTGTTAGGGATATCAGTTTAGTGGTAAGAGACGCATTTGTAAGGTTAAAATGCCTTTAGATCTGGTTCGCCGATGTTATTTACATCAATCCATCGTTCAATTCTgagtcttagaggcttttggcATAAACGCGTCTCTCAGAAGCTTCAATTTGGATCAGGTCGGGTTGGAATGTAATGGGTCGGGTAGTGGATTTTTAATTATAGTGGATTAATTATTTGAGGgtacaataaataaaaatggataaatggcTAGGATTATTACATGTGGCATGTCGTTAGTTAAGAGGGCCTATATGTACCAAATTGTTAACGgtaggggtatatttgtacccaaagtatgacggagggtatatatgtaccatttatcaaagttcagtgGTATATTTGAACCTTTTCTGTATAAAAATGGGTAAATGACTAGGATCGTGACACGTGGCACGCCGTTAGTTAGGAGGGTATATTTGAATCAAATCATTAACGgcaggggtatatttgtaccGAAAGTACGACGAaggatatatatgtaccatttatcaaagttcaggggtatatttttatctttttcatttttaaattacTCTCTTAGAAAATGTGAAGTACTTAAACCTCATTAAatgaaagggtaaaattgaaagaaattttcaataTGTCTGTTGAATAATAAacaattcatatattttttaatggaGGGGGAGTAGCAATTTAATTTAAAGTCGTAACGATCTAATGCAGTGCTAAATCATCCACTAAATACTCTAAAATCAAGTGTACTTAGCCTTGAATAATGGTTTTTTATCAAGTTATCTCGAACACTAACAAGACTACTGGAAAGAGAGATAGCACTTTATTATTCAGTAACCTTCTATTTTGATTCTCGTCCTCCACGTTTTTCAATTTAGGATCATATTTTTAGTGAACTGGAGTTGTGTCATGTCATATCTAATCATCTCTCTAATTCTTCCTTGGTTTAGCTCTATCTCTCCTGAGACCTACCACCGTCAATTACTCACACTCCTCACTGGGGTTTGTGTGCTCCCCCTCTTCATATTTCTGAAGTATTTCAATATCACTTTTCACATCTTGTTCATCATGAAGCTATTTTCACATTATCTTGTATATCTTCATCTTAATGTTATATCTCCTAGTATGTCTACACATTGATCTAAGCATTCTTATTTttgttatctttattttttgagcaTGAGGATTACTAATTAATCAACACTCCAACTCGTATAATATAATTAGTGTAATTATCCCTTTATGGAATTTATCTTTAAATCTTGATGACAAATTCTCAactcatcaaaataataagaaaatagattGGCTAGACATGTTGATCACAAACATTGACTAAATGTAAGATTAGAGATTAGTAAATAGGGAACCTTAAGGAGTTCTTGGAATGGGTGAGTAAAAAGAGTTTTGGAAAGACAAAATTGCGACAA is a genomic window containing:
- the LOC107856929 gene encoding uncharacterized protein LOC107856929; translated protein: MDYYKYESVGEHHPTMNYAENESLTYFTQQAIRAGYVAPQFENKLDHIQHQPANMREALRIEIEKELIREEIIAEQISRRRMLEFEGRRELMMERQLAQQSVEEFIPFSSPVMSFCPTPPFLKQQIGVGSSEERIATSQMERRISVSKFGARNDIGRLDIVPFEERISEISFHQRRSWARSKREK